In one window of Acidimicrobiales bacterium DNA:
- the larE gene encoding ATP-dependent sacrificial sulfur transferase LarE: MTVSGSVDLDGRSVAPALASLRELLADLGSVIVGFSGGADSALLAYVAHDVLGPDRATAVTAVSPSLPADERDHCARLASAWGLSWVEVETHEMLEAAYRRNDLDRCAHCKDALMDAVAPLAGPETTVTLGVNLDDLGDHRPGQSAAAARGAQFPLVLAGFTKEMVRATSRELGLSTWDRPAAACLASRLPYGTPVTIERLGRVESAEAALRALGFESLRVRDYGDTARIEVPLDRLGGVVARRGDVVEAVRGAGFGYVTLDLEGLRSGNLNP, from the coding sequence GTGACCGTCTCGGGATCGGTTGACCTCGACGGCCGTAGCGTGGCGCCGGCCCTCGCGTCGCTGCGGGAGCTCCTCGCCGACCTCGGCTCGGTGATCGTCGGGTTCAGCGGTGGTGCCGACTCGGCATTGCTCGCCTACGTGGCCCATGACGTGCTCGGACCCGATCGGGCGACGGCGGTCACGGCGGTCTCCCCGTCGCTGCCCGCCGACGAACGTGACCACTGCGCCCGGCTCGCATCGGCGTGGGGTCTGTCGTGGGTGGAGGTCGAGACCCACGAGATGCTCGAGGCGGCCTACCGACGCAACGACCTCGACCGCTGCGCCCACTGCAAGGACGCGCTGATGGACGCCGTCGCCCCCCTCGCCGGGCCGGAAACCACCGTGACCCTCGGGGTCAACCTCGACGATCTCGGCGATCACCGGCCCGGCCAGAGTGCGGCCGCCGCACGAGGCGCGCAGTTCCCGCTCGTGCTCGCGGGGTTCACCAAGGAAATGGTCCGCGCGACGTCCCGGGAGCTCGGACTGTCGACGTGGGACCGCCCGGCGGCAGCGTGTCTCGCCTCACGCCTCCCCTACGGGACCCCGGTGACCATCGAGCGGCTCGGGCGCGTCGAATCGGCCGAAGCGGCCCTGCGCGCACTCGGCTTCGAGTCGTTGCGTGTGCGCGACTACGGCGACACGGCGCGCATCGAGGTCCCCCTCGACCGTCTCGGTGGCGTCGTCGCGCGCCGCGGCGACGTGGTGGAGGCTGTACGGGGAGCGGGCTTCGGCTACGTCACGCTGGACCTCGAGGGGTTGCGGTCCGGCAATCTCAACCCGTGA
- a CDS encoding chlorite dismutase family protein → MTEPVTPSVGLGVVHLFWKVGPLSDRAEIEAAFGAAEEAGAQVIAVAVLGHKADLAVMALAEDLWVLRDLQSALVAAGLDLVDSYVSLTEISEYAAGVPEEMRQARLYPQLPPADKPAWCFYPMSKRRDVGQNWYTEDFERRRDMMYEHGASGRKFSGRVLQVITGSTGIDDFEWGVTLFCVRPDDLKEVVYTMRYDEASAVYAEFGPFYTGMVATLGEICDRLGIG, encoded by the coding sequence GTGACCGAACCTGTGACCCCCTCCGTCGGACTCGGCGTCGTCCATCTGTTCTGGAAGGTCGGTCCCCTCAGCGACCGCGCGGAGATCGAGGCGGCGTTCGGTGCCGCCGAGGAGGCCGGTGCCCAGGTGATAGCGGTGGCGGTTCTCGGCCACAAGGCCGACCTCGCGGTCATGGCGCTCGCCGAGGACCTGTGGGTCCTGCGGGACCTCCAGAGTGCGCTCGTCGCCGCGGGACTCGACCTCGTCGACAGCTACGTCTCGCTCACCGAGATCTCCGAGTACGCCGCGGGGGTTCCCGAGGAGATGCGCCAGGCCCGTCTGTACCCTCAGCTGCCGCCGGCCGACAAACCCGCGTGGTGCTTCTACCCGATGTCGAAGCGGCGTGACGTCGGGCAGAACTGGTACACCGAAGACTTCGAACGCCGTCGGGACATGATGTACGAGCACGGAGCGTCCGGCCGGAAGTTCTCAGGGCGGGTGCTGCAGGTCATCACCGGCTCCACGGGGATCGACGACTTCGAATGGGGCGTGACGCTGTTCTGCGTGCGACCCGACGACCTCAAGGAGGTCGTGTACACGATGCGCTACGACGAGGCGTCCGCTGTCTACGCGGAGTTCGGTCCCTTCTACACCGGCATGGTGGCGACTCTCGGGGAGATCTGTGACCGTCTCGGGATCGGTTGA
- a CDS encoding formate dehydrogenase accessory sulfurtransferase FdhD has product MRARTTSVFAQSHDAAGAARTPVELIVEEPMTIRLDGVDIATTMRTPGDDFDLAVGFCHAEGVLGGAPVERIRYCATGSAVDTLFNVVSVETGGRAPEPRPRLGTTTSACGLCGAEAIEALCDRLSPLVDPPRFAADLLAAMPERLRPYQKLFDVTGALHGAAAFDAAGEIVVVREDVGRHNAVDKVVGHLLLERALPATSLGLCVSGRASFEMVQKAWAAGFGAVVAVSAPTALAVETARVAGLQLAAFARGDRVTVYSPAPG; this is encoded by the coding sequence ATGCGGGCCCGTACCACGTCGGTCTTCGCGCAGAGCCACGACGCCGCGGGCGCGGCGCGCACGCCGGTGGAGTTGATCGTCGAGGAACCGATGACGATCCGCCTCGACGGGGTCGACATCGCGACCACGATGCGCACCCCCGGTGACGACTTCGATCTGGCCGTCGGGTTCTGTCACGCGGAGGGCGTCCTCGGCGGCGCACCGGTGGAGCGGATCCGGTACTGCGCGACGGGCTCCGCGGTCGACACCCTTTTCAACGTCGTCTCGGTCGAGACGGGTGGGCGGGCCCCCGAACCCCGCCCGAGGTTGGGAACCACCACCTCGGCTTGCGGCCTGTGCGGCGCCGAGGCGATCGAGGCGCTCTGCGACCGCCTCAGTCCGCTGGTGGATCCCCCACGGTTCGCCGCCGATCTCCTCGCGGCCATGCCAGAGCGCCTGCGTCCGTATCAGAAGCTCTTCGATGTGACGGGCGCCCTGCACGGCGCGGCGGCCTTCGACGCCGCCGGCGAGATCGTGGTGGTGCGCGAGGACGTCGGACGCCACAACGCCGTCGACAAAGTGGTCGGTCACCTTCTGTTGGAGCGTGCTCTTCCCGCGACGTCGCTCGGGTTGTGCGTCTCGGGCCGGGCCAGCTTCGAGATGGTGCAGAAGGCGTGGGCGGCGGGCTTCGGGGCGGTCGTCGCCGTGAGTGCACCGACCGCCCTGGCGGTCGAGACGGCGCGCGTCGCGGGCCTGCAGCTGGCGGCCTTCGCCCGGGGCGACAGGGTCACGGTGTACTCGCCCGCTCCCGGTTGA
- a CDS encoding FABP family protein: protein MSDVLHPQCEPLAMLLGTWRGRGRGDYPTIAPFSYLEVVTFGHVGKPFLTYTQRTRDALDGTPRHSETGYWRCVGAGRLEVVLAHPTGVTTVEDGRIDGAEIRFVTTAIGLTSTAKPVERLERVFRVDGDRLTYSVDMAAMGRPLTRHLDAELERA, encoded by the coding sequence ATGTCCGACGTCCTGCATCCGCAATGTGAACCCCTCGCGATGCTTCTCGGGACATGGCGTGGTCGGGGCCGGGGCGACTATCCGACCATCGCACCGTTCTCCTACCTCGAGGTCGTGACCTTCGGTCACGTCGGGAAACCGTTCCTCACCTACACCCAGCGGACCCGCGACGCCCTCGACGGCACTCCCCGCCATTCCGAAACCGGCTACTGGCGCTGCGTCGGCGCCGGGCGCCTCGAGGTGGTCCTGGCCCACCCGACCGGCGTCACGACCGTCGAGGACGGGCGTATCGACGGCGCGGAGATCCGGTTCGTCACGACGGCGATCGGCCTGACATCGACCGCGAAGCCCGTGGAACGACTCGAGCGGGTCTTCCGGGTCGACGGCGACCGGCTGACCTACTCCGTCGACATGGCGGCGATGGGGCGTCCACTCACGCGCCACCTCGACGCAGAGCTGGAACGGGCCTGA
- the groL gene encoding chaperonin GroEL (60 kDa chaperone family; promotes refolding of misfolded polypeptides especially under stressful conditions; forms two stacked rings of heptamers to form a barrel-shaped 14mer; ends can be capped by GroES; misfolded proteins enter the barrel where they are refolded when GroES binds), whose amino-acid sequence MAKTISFDEKARRSLEAGMNQLADAVRVTLGPKGRNVVLEKKWGAPTITNDGVSIAKEIDLEDPVERIGAELVKEVAKKTDDVAGDGTTTATVLAWAMVREGLRNVAAGANPMSLKRGIESAVEVAVEAIRDQAVEVDSKDQVAQVAAISAADTEIGQLISEAIDKVGKDGVITVEESQTFGMDMDLVEGMRFDKGYISPYFVTDTDRMEAVLDDPYILLVGSKITAVRDIVPLLEKVMQSGKPLLIISEDVEGEALATLVVNKIRGTFASVSVKAPGFGDRRKAMLQDMAILTGGQVISEEVGLKLENTTLDLLGKARKVVVTKDETTIVEGAGDHADVEGRISQIKSEIENTDSDYDREKLQERLAKLSGGVAVLKVGAATEVELKEKKHRIEDAVSTTKAAIEEGVVAGGGVTLLRAQAKVFAAADALGDTDEATGARLVGKALAAPLTQIAVNAGLEGGVVVEKVRNLPGSEGLNAATGEYMDLVAAGIIDAAKVTRSALQNAASIAALFLTTEAVVADTPDDHGDGGMGDMDF is encoded by the coding sequence ATGGCCAAGACGATCAGCTTCGACGAGAAGGCCCGTCGCTCGCTCGAGGCGGGCATGAACCAGCTCGCCGATGCCGTGCGTGTGACGCTCGGACCCAAGGGCCGCAACGTCGTTCTGGAGAAGAAGTGGGGCGCGCCCACCATCACCAACGACGGCGTCTCGATCGCGAAGGAGATCGATCTCGAGGATCCGGTCGAGCGCATCGGCGCCGAGCTGGTCAAGGAGGTCGCGAAGAAGACCGACGACGTCGCCGGTGACGGCACCACCACAGCCACCGTCCTCGCGTGGGCGATGGTCCGAGAGGGCCTGCGCAACGTGGCGGCCGGTGCGAACCCCATGTCGCTCAAGCGCGGCATCGAGTCCGCCGTCGAGGTCGCGGTGGAGGCCATCCGGGACCAGGCCGTCGAGGTCGACTCCAAGGATCAGGTCGCCCAGGTCGCGGCCATCTCCGCCGCCGACACCGAGATCGGTCAGCTCATCTCCGAGGCGATCGACAAGGTCGGCAAGGACGGTGTGATCACCGTCGAGGAGTCCCAGACCTTCGGCATGGACATGGACCTCGTCGAGGGCATGCGCTTCGACAAGGGCTACATCTCGCCCTACTTCGTGACCGACACCGACCGGATGGAGGCCGTCCTCGACGACCCCTACATCCTGCTCGTCGGCTCCAAGATCACCGCCGTACGCGACATCGTCCCGTTGCTCGAGAAGGTCATGCAGTCGGGCAAGCCGCTGCTGATCATCTCCGAGGACGTCGAAGGTGAGGCGCTGGCCACCCTCGTCGTGAACAAGATCCGGGGCACCTTCGCCTCCGTGTCCGTCAAGGCTCCCGGCTTCGGCGACCGCCGCAAGGCAATGCTGCAGGACATGGCCATTCTCACCGGTGGCCAGGTCATCAGCGAAGAGGTCGGCCTCAAGCTGGAGAACACGACCCTCGACCTTCTGGGCAAGGCCCGCAAGGTCGTCGTGACCAAGGACGAGACGACCATCGTCGAAGGCGCCGGCGACCACGCCGACGTCGAGGGCCGCATCTCCCAGATCAAGTCCGAGATCGAGAACACCGACTCCGACTACGACCGTGAAAAGCTCCAGGAGCGCCTCGCCAAGCTCTCCGGCGGCGTCGCGGTCCTCAAGGTCGGCGCAGCCACCGAGGTGGAGCTCAAGGAGAAGAAGCACCGCATCGAAGATGCCGTCTCCACCACCAAGGCCGCCATCGAAGAGGGCGTCGTCGCAGGTGGCGGCGTCACCCTGCTGCGGGCCCAGGCCAAGGTCTTCGCCGCCGCCGACGCGCTTGGTGACACCGACGAGGCCACCGGCGCACGTCTGGTCGGCAAGGCACTGGCCGCTCCGCTCACCCAGATCGCGGTGAACGCCGGTCTCGAGGGCGGCGTCGTCGTCGAGAAGGTCCGGAACCTGCCGGGCAGCGAGGGTCTCAACGCCGCGACGGGCGAGTACATGGACCTGGTCGCCGCCGGCATCATCGATGCCGCCAAGGTGACCCGCTCGGCGCTGCAGAACGCCGCGTCGATCGCAGCCCTGTTCCTGACCACCGAGGCAGTCGTCGCCGATACGCCCGATGATCACGGTGACGGTGGCATGGGGGACATGGACTTCTGA
- a CDS encoding ubiquitin-like small modifier protein 1 codes for MSVTVRVPTTLRTLTGGAAEVAVEGDTVGAVLANLDDAHPGFRDRILDDDGNLRRFVNVFVADDDVRFMDGMGTAVPDGETLSIIPAVAGG; via the coding sequence ATGAGTGTCACCGTTCGAGTCCCCACCACCCTGCGCACGTTGACCGGCGGCGCCGCCGAGGTCGCGGTCGAAGGCGACACGGTTGGTGCCGTGCTCGCGAACCTCGACGACGCACACCCGGGTTTCCGAGATCGGATCCTCGACGACGACGGCAATCTGCGCCGCTTCGTGAACGTGTTCGTCGCCGATGATGACGTGCGTTTCATGGATGGAATGGGCACCGCCGTCCCGGACGGGGAGACGTTGTCGATCATCCCGGCGGTCGCCGGGGGCTGA
- a CDS encoding glycerate kinase, which translates to MTTAVIAVDKFRGTATATEAVDALAAGLEALGVTCHRAPMADGGEGTVEAFGGPNRTTTVTGPLGDPVVAAWRLDGRLAVIEMAAASGLALVGEANDAVAASTEGTGELIDAAVGRGARHVIVGLGGSATTDGGLGAVRALYPHHRLRGVRLDVACDVETTFVEAAAVFAPQKGATPAQVELLRRRLERLVDVYERDYGVDVRDLSGSGAAGGLGGGLAALGGNLVSGVELIADETGLPELVEAADIVVTGEGRLDRESFEGKVVGGVAQIAEDAGVPVMAVVGEVADGVSAPFPVFSLSDRYGRERAVTETLWCLRDLAATLVG; encoded by the coding sequence GTGACGACCGCCGTCATCGCCGTCGACAAGTTCCGCGGAACCGCGACCGCGACCGAAGCCGTCGACGCGCTCGCCGCGGGTCTCGAAGCGCTCGGTGTCACCTGCCACCGTGCACCGATGGCCGATGGTGGCGAGGGCACGGTCGAGGCCTTCGGAGGGCCGAATCGCACGACCACCGTCACGGGGCCGCTCGGCGATCCCGTCGTGGCCGCCTGGCGCCTGGACGGTCGTCTCGCCGTCATCGAGATGGCGGCGGCCTCGGGCCTGGCTCTCGTCGGTGAGGCGAATGACGCCGTCGCCGCGTCGACGGAGGGGACCGGAGAGCTGATCGATGCGGCCGTCGGGCGTGGCGCGCGTCACGTGATCGTCGGGCTGGGTGGATCGGCGACCACCGACGGGGGTCTCGGCGCTGTCAGGGCGCTCTACCCCCATCACCGTCTGCGGGGCGTTCGCCTCGACGTCGCCTGTGACGTCGAGACGACCTTCGTCGAGGCGGCGGCGGTCTTCGCCCCGCAGAAGGGGGCGACGCCCGCCCAGGTGGAGCTGCTGCGGCGCCGCCTCGAGCGCCTGGTGGACGTCTATGAGCGCGACTACGGCGTCGACGTTCGCGACCTGTCGGGTTCCGGCGCCGCGGGAGGGCTCGGTGGGGGACTGGCGGCGCTCGGAGGCAACCTCGTCTCGGGGGTCGAGTTGATCGCTGACGAGACCGGCCTGCCGGAGCTGGTGGAGGCCGCCGACATCGTCGTGACCGGCGAGGGTCGTCTCGACCGTGAATCCTTCGAGGGCAAGGTCGTCGGAGGGGTGGCGCAGATCGCCGAGGACGCCGGTGTGCCCGTGATGGCGGTGGTCGGAGAGGTCGCCGACGGCGTCTCGGCGCCCTTCCCGGTGTTCTCGCTCTCGGACCGTTACGGACGCGAGCGGGCGGTCACCGAGACGTTGTGGTGCCTGCGTGACCTCGCGGCGACGCTGGTGGGCTGA
- a CDS encoding LytR C-terminal domain-containing protein, translated as MNNTAVRGAVLVVVIVLIGVLVLDQGLDDATIDPSDLTTTTTAPPAGGDDGGGDDAAVTDDGATGDDGSTADDGSATDAGSADGGDDSAAGDGSTTTTVPPATQVTSPPNEVAVLVLNAGSGVNGAAGTLTTNLAALGYATLPAANGPEQTRSFVYYEPGFQADAEAIAAALGAPEGSVAPMPSPAPAELQGADILILIGPDSLAQSG; from the coding sequence GTGAACAACACAGCGGTTCGCGGTGCGGTGCTCGTCGTCGTGATCGTCCTGATCGGCGTTCTCGTACTCGACCAGGGCCTCGACGACGCGACGATCGACCCGTCCGATCTGACCACGACCACCACCGCACCCCCGGCCGGGGGTGACGACGGAGGTGGCGACGACGCGGCCGTGACCGACGACGGCGCCACCGGCGACGACGGGTCCACCGCCGATGACGGCTCGGCCACCGATGCCGGTTCGGCCGACGGTGGCGACGACTCCGCCGCCGGCGACGGTTCCACCACCACCACGGTGCCACCGGCCACGCAGGTCACGAGCCCGCCCAACGAGGTGGCGGTACTCGTCCTCAACGCAGGTTCGGGCGTGAACGGCGCCGCCGGCACCCTCACGACCAACCTCGCCGCGCTCGGCTACGCCACGCTCCCGGCCGCCAACGGTCCTGAGCAGACCCGGTCCTTCGTCTACTACGAACCCGGTTTCCAGGCCGATGCCGAGGCCATCGCGGCCGCGCTGGGCGCGCCCGAAGGATCGGTTGCGCCCATGCCCTCACCGGCGCCCGCCGAACTGCAGGGCGCCGACATCCTGATCCTCATCGGCCCGGACTCGCTCGCCCAGTCGGGCTGA
- a CDS encoding DUF3263 domain-containing protein: MNPTPGSGNLYPMSLSERERSILDFERTWWTQPGPKAEAIRARFDLSSTRYYELLGRLLDSPHAVAYDPLVVRRLRRHRARRRRARYEGPAVGGRPVR; the protein is encoded by the coding sequence TTGAATCCGACCCCCGGGTCGGGAAACCTGTACCCGATGTCGCTGAGTGAACGTGAGCGATCGATACTCGATTTCGAGAGAACGTGGTGGACCCAGCCGGGGCCCAAGGCCGAGGCGATCCGCGCGCGCTTCGACCTGTCGAGCACGCGTTACTACGAGCTCCTCGGGCGGCTTCTCGATTCTCCTCACGCCGTGGCGTACGACCCCCTCGTCGTCCGCCGTCTCCGCCGTCACCGCGCGCGCCGTCGCCGGGCCCGTTACGAGGGGCCCGCAGTCGGCGGACGTCCCGTGCGATGA
- a CDS encoding transglycosylase family protein codes for MQTNPVRRALVALVTTLIVASALATTVAPAAAQTDPAPPSVETEPAIDTNPTIAAILTSPDVVSRMILVTTAEVRNALADGIHAASRLVQPREWGETSADVALLQTMIDVDLVDGLYGPATAVAHRAALVELGQDPAATSPGETVPSGPTATAAAPAAPPLVESAPVAAQVEVAPAPEPAAPDAAPAPAETAPVAPVAPAAGPSAEQWAALRFCESSGNYSVVNPTGTFRGAYQFSQQTWNWIAADHAPQLVGVDPAAASPADQDFMAYTLYAVGGPGHWPVCGRYLY; via the coding sequence ATGCAGACCAATCCCGTTCGACGCGCGCTCGTCGCGCTCGTGACCACACTCATCGTTGCCTCCGCTCTCGCCACGACCGTGGCTCCCGCAGCCGCCCAGACCGACCCCGCACCACCGTCGGTCGAGACGGAACCGGCAATCGACACGAACCCGACGATCGCGGCGATCCTCACGTCTCCTGACGTCGTGAGCCGCATGATCCTGGTGACCACGGCAGAGGTCCGCAACGCGCTCGCCGACGGGATCCACGCGGCGAGCCGCCTCGTCCAGCCCCGCGAATGGGGTGAGACCTCAGCCGACGTCGCGCTGCTCCAGACGATGATCGACGTCGACCTCGTCGACGGCCTGTACGGACCGGCCACCGCGGTTGCGCACCGGGCCGCCCTCGTGGAGCTCGGCCAGGACCCGGCCGCCACGAGCCCCGGGGAGACGGTCCCGTCGGGCCCCACCGCCACCGCCGCGGCCCCCGCGGCGCCGCCGCTGGTCGAATCAGCGCCCGTCGCCGCCCAGGTCGAGGTCGCTCCCGCACCCGAACCCGCCGCCCCCGATGCTGCTCCTGCGCCCGCGGAGACAGCCCCCGTGGCACCCGTGGCACCCGCGGCCGGCCCCAGCGCCGAGCAGTGGGCAGCCCTGCGCTTCTGCGAGTCCAGCGGCAACTACTCCGTCGTGAACCCCACCGGCACCTTCCGGGGCGCCTACCAGTTCTCCCAGCAGACCTGGAACTGGATCGCCGCCGACCACGCGCCCCAACTGGTGGGCGTCGACCCCGCAGCGGCCTCGCCGGCCGATCAGGACTTCATGGCCTACACGCTCTACGCCGTCGGCGGGCCGGGCCACTGGCCGGTCTGTGGCCGTTATCTGTACTGA
- the rlmB gene encoding 23S rRNA (guanosine(2251)-2'-O)-methyltransferase RlmB, with amino-acid sequence MSRPGGGGRDRGRGGGRGGGSRSGPKRGGRGPGGPQRGRRDAGGQRGTTPVRRSSEDGLGGDQVEGRHAVHELLLAGNRRVREVILEAGLDDAPILEQIIDLADEAKVPLKELSGSRFDAIARTGAPQGVVALAAPIPETSLARMVSSRPNPFLLVVDGVTDPGNLGALLRTAECAGVDGVVLARHRAARITPTVTKAAAGAIEHLPMCRVPGIPNAISDLIERGVWTVGLDVVADTDVGDLAVAADPIALVVGDEGRGLSRLVAERCDVVATIPMYGRLNSLNVAAATAIACFAIARRRGVTENPS; translated from the coding sequence GTGAGTCGACCAGGTGGTGGCGGACGTGACCGCGGACGCGGCGGTGGACGCGGCGGCGGATCCCGGTCCGGCCCGAAGCGGGGCGGACGTGGTCCGGGCGGCCCGCAGCGGGGTCGGCGCGACGCCGGCGGCCAGCGCGGGACCACACCCGTGCGCCGCTCGAGCGAGGACGGCCTCGGCGGCGATCAGGTGGAAGGGCGCCACGCCGTCCACGAACTGCTCCTGGCGGGGAACCGCCGGGTGCGCGAGGTGATCCTCGAGGCCGGTCTCGACGATGCGCCGATCCTCGAGCAGATCATCGACCTCGCGGACGAGGCGAAGGTGCCTCTCAAGGAGTTGTCAGGAAGTCGTTTCGACGCGATCGCCCGCACAGGCGCCCCTCAGGGGGTGGTCGCCCTCGCCGCACCCATTCCCGAGACGTCGCTCGCCCGGATGGTGTCGAGCCGGCCCAACCCGTTCCTACTGGTCGTCGACGGGGTCACCGATCCCGGCAATCTCGGCGCCCTGCTGAGGACCGCCGAGTGCGCCGGGGTCGACGGTGTGGTCCTCGCCCGTCACCGCGCCGCGCGGATAACGCCGACGGTGACGAAGGCCGCCGCAGGCGCGATCGAGCACCTCCCGATGTGTCGCGTCCCGGGGATCCCGAACGCCATCTCCGACCTGATCGAACGCGGGGTCTGGACCGTCGGCCTCGACGTCGTGGCCGACACCGATGTCGGGGACCTCGCGGTGGCTGCCGACCCCATCGCTCTGGTCGTCGGCGACGAGGGGCGGGGGCTGTCGCGTCTGGTTGCCGAGCGCTGCGACGTCGTCGCCACCATTCCGATGTACGGGCGTCTCAACTCCCTCAACGTCGCCGCGGCGACGGCGATCGCGTGTTTCGCGATCGCCCGCCGCCGCGGAGTGACGGAGAACCCGTCGTGA
- the ispF gene encoding 2-C-methyl-D-erythritol 2,4-cyclodiphosphate synthase, with product MRVGFGFDVHAFDAAGSTRPLVLGGVVFPGEVPLVGHSDADAVAHAVADALLGAADLGDIGGLFADDDPRWKGADSIVLLADVARRVTDAGYRIGNVDCTVVAQKPRIAPRRDEMRARLSEAVGAPVSVKATTSEGLGAIGRVEGLACWAIAAITTEEIG from the coding sequence ATGAGGGTCGGCTTCGGCTTCGACGTCCACGCCTTCGACGCGGCTGGGTCCACCCGGCCTCTGGTCCTGGGTGGGGTGGTCTTCCCCGGTGAGGTCCCCCTCGTCGGCCACAGCGACGCCGACGCGGTGGCCCACGCCGTGGCCGACGCACTGCTCGGCGCGGCCGACCTGGGTGACATCGGCGGCCTCTTCGCCGACGACGACCCCCGCTGGAAGGGTGCGGACTCCATCGTGTTGTTGGCCGACGTCGCTCGCCGAGTCACCGACGCCGGCTACCGCATCGGTAACGTCGACTGCACCGTGGTCGCGCAGAAGCCCCGTATCGCGCCCCGGCGCGACGAGATGAGGGCCCGGCTGTCGGAGGCCGTCGGCGCACCGGTCAGTGTCAAGGCGACCACCTCGGAGGGTCTCGGGGCCATCGGACGCGTCGAAGGGCTCGCCTGTTGGGCGATCGCCGCAATCACGACAGAGGAGATCGGGTGA
- a CDS encoding IspD/TarI family cytidylyltransferase yields MTTPQVAVVVVAAGSGTRFGGPKQLEILGDERVVDRSVRVAAADGRSVVVVVPAGREDLAAEFVARGHDAVTGEATRSGSVRAGLAAVGAGVEIIVVHDAARPLATEALFCAVTDAVVAGADGAIPVIPVTDTIRHVDGHAVDRATLRAVQTPQAFRADMLRAAHAAGGEATDDASLVESVGGVVVVVDGETRNIKITTPDDLAVVRTMASS; encoded by the coding sequence ATGACCACCCCGCAGGTCGCCGTCGTGGTCGTCGCCGCCGGGTCGGGGACGCGTTTCGGCGGCCCGAAGCAACTCGAGATCCTCGGCGACGAACGCGTCGTCGACCGCTCGGTGCGCGTGGCGGCGGCCGATGGACGCTCTGTGGTGGTGGTCGTTCCTGCAGGGCGCGAGGACCTCGCGGCGGAATTCGTGGCCCGTGGACACGATGCCGTCACCGGCGAGGCGACCAGGTCCGGCTCGGTGAGGGCCGGGCTCGCCGCGGTGGGCGCGGGGGTCGAGATCATCGTGGTCCATGACGCCGCCCGGCCACTGGCCACCGAGGCACTGTTCTGCGCCGTCACCGATGCGGTCGTGGCCGGCGCCGACGGGGCGATTCCCGTGATTCCCGTGACGGACACGATCCGTCACGTCGACGGACACGCCGTCGACCGGGCCACACTGAGGGCGGTGCAGACACCCCAGGCGTTCAGAGCCGACATGTTGCGGGCGGCCCACGCCGCCGGCGGTGAGGCCACCGATGACGCATCTCTGGTGGAATCGGTGGGTGGTGTGGTCGTGGTGGTGGACGGGGAGACCCGCAACATCAAGATCACGACCCCCGACGATCTCGCCGTCGTGCGGACGATGGCGTCGTCATGA